The following proteins are encoded in a genomic region of bacterium:
- a CDS encoding TonB-dependent receptor, with amino-acid sequence MPAVWLCLAAASLLPFAARADATTALAGAPVVALGVVHDGAIDGGVLPGVTWAYTLVISATPILASPLPATAGVITRIELEDEPAGRDIAALLAATAGLQVRRLGVDGSSAVPSLRGGSAAQVRLFLDGMPLPDAWDGAAALDQVPAERLAAIEVHRGVVPAALGGSGGIGAVNLLTRRVPSHPYLEASVGSFGAHSLRAGAGWISRDALTGLDVVAHARRADNDFTFLDHHQTFHNTADDSLRTRTNAWLREWGAWVGASRLAGRVALRVGAGYTRRDGGRPGPLTYLSPHATVRHEHGDLRLRADLDDGLLTADLAAGRGDERLHDPRGEVRSRDPGSSRSLAQDLGGRVAWSPARGRAVAPSLGLTWRRQWQDDFLHDTAEPQRRRTQHGVFAAVDLTTARLRVTPSWRWQRTADRFASAPLYPWLPVPPPLVRRDDSAPSLGAVCEVLAGRLFVEAHVARARREPSWVELFGVRGGIDGNRDLKPESITSHDVAVTWRPQDGHFDLRLAAFDATTGDKIIYLQNSQLTSKAINIGKARTRGLECEMAAHRQGSWRVAANVTTQDARDRSGLPAWDGKPLPYLPAVEARLHAALAAGAWEPWAEVTHQSGNPRDRADTELARAPERTRLNLGLGRALPAAWLGRGVSLHVSAAVENVTDEAVYDVEGYPLPGRTWRLAVAVRDL; translated from the coding sequence CCCGGGCCGATGCCACGACGGCGCTCGCTGGGGCGCCTGTCGTCGCGCTCGGTGTGGTGCACGACGGCGCGATCGATGGCGGTGTCCTGCCCGGCGTGACCTGGGCCTACACGCTCGTGATCAGCGCCACGCCCATCCTTGCCTCGCCGCTGCCCGCCACTGCGGGCGTCATCACGCGCATCGAACTGGAGGACGAGCCTGCCGGCCGCGACATCGCGGCGCTGCTGGCGGCCACGGCCGGCCTGCAGGTGCGCCGTCTGGGCGTCGACGGCTCGTCGGCTGTGCCCTCGCTGCGCGGCGGCTCGGCGGCGCAGGTGCGCCTGTTCCTCGACGGCATGCCCCTGCCCGACGCCTGGGATGGCGCCGCCGCGCTCGATCAGGTGCCGGCCGAACGACTGGCCGCCATCGAGGTGCACCGCGGCGTAGTCCCGGCGGCGCTGGGTGGCAGCGGCGGCATCGGCGCCGTCAACCTGCTGACCCGTCGCGTGCCGTCGCACCCGTACCTGGAGGCCTCCGTCGGTTCGTTCGGCGCGCATTCCCTGCGTGCAGGCGCGGGCTGGATCAGCCGCGACGCCCTCACGGGCCTGGACGTCGTCGCCCACGCGCGCCGCGCCGACAACGACTTCACGTTCCTCGATCACCACCAGACGTTCCACAACACGGCCGACGATTCGCTGCGCACGCGCACCAACGCATGGCTGCGCGAATGGGGCGCCTGGGTCGGCGCCAGCCGCCTGGCCGGGCGTGTGGCCCTGCGCGTCGGCGCGGGCTACACCCGGCGCGACGGCGGTCGCCCCGGGCCGCTGACCTACCTGAGCCCGCACGCCACGGTGCGCCACGAGCACGGTGACCTTCGCCTGCGGGCCGACCTGGATGACGGCCTGCTCACCGCCGACCTCGCGGCCGGTCGCGGCGACGAGCGGCTGCACGATCCGCGCGGCGAGGTGCGCTCGAGAGACCCCGGCTCATCGCGATCATTGGCGCAGGATCTCGGCGGTCGGGTGGCCTGGTCGCCGGCGCGCGGCCGCGCGGTGGCGCCTTCGCTGGGCCTGACCTGGCGGCGCCAATGGCAGGACGACTTCCTGCACGATACCGCGGAGCCGCAGCGTCGACGCACGCAGCACGGCGTATTCGCCGCGGTCGACCTGACCACCGCGCGGCTTCGCGTGACGCCGTCGTGGCGCTGGCAGCGCACCGCCGACCGCTTCGCCTCGGCGCCGCTCTACCCGTGGCTGCCGGTGCCGCCGCCGCTGGTGCGCCGCGACGACAGCGCGCCTTCGCTGGGCGCCGTCTGCGAAGTGCTGGCCGGACGGTTGTTCGTCGAGGCGCATGTCGCGCGCGCCCGGCGCGAGCCGAGCTGGGTCGAACTGTTCGGCGTGCGCGGCGGCATCGACGGCAATCGCGACCTCAAGCCGGAGTCCATCACCTCGCACGATGTCGCCGTCACCTGGCGCCCACAGGACGGTCACTTCGACCTGCGCCTGGCCGCCTTCGATGCCACGACGGGCGACAAGATCATCTACTTGCAGAACAGCCAGCTGACGAGCAAGGCGATCAACATCGGCAAGGCGCGCACGCGCGGCCTGGAATGCGAGATGGCAGCGCACCGCCAGGGAAGCTGGCGGGTGGCGGCCAACGTGACCACGCAGGACGCGCGCGACCGCAGCGGCCTGCCGGCCTGGGATGGCAAGCCGCTGCCGTACCTGCCTGCAGTCGAGGCGCGCCTGCACGCGGCGCTGGCTGCCGGGGCCTGGGAACCGTGGGCTGAAGTCACGCACCAGTCCGGCAACCCGCGCGACCGCGCCGATACGGAACTGGCGCGCGCGCCGGAGCGCACCCGCCTGAACCTCGGGCTCGGTCGCGCGCTGCCGGCCGCCTGGCTGGGCCGCGGCGTGTCACTGCACGTGTCGGCGGCCGTCGAGAACGTGACCGACGAGGCCGTCTACGACGTGGAAGGATATCCGCTGCCCGGGCGCACCTGGCGCCTGGCGGTGGCCGTGAGGGACCTGTAG
- a CDS encoding efflux RND transporter periplasmic adaptor subunit: MVLPVRSRPVATAFACTALLTVLVMSATGCSKDGGQPPAAAAGQGAGAGAQRAQPEEQALPIAVEPAATGDIARHYEATATLEAEKEAAVLARVTGVVEKLLVEEGDEVREGQALLVVANDEYRLRLTQAEARTANLRARFERLEAMLAEQLATEEEFQTARSDLASAEADEGLARLNLSYTTVKAPFSGRVTARRANIGQNLAVGTELFVLADFHPLLGRVHVPSKEFARLRAEQPVDLVLDSDGTRLTGHIKLISPVIDPASGTIKLTIEVDDYPAATRPGDFAQVKVVTEKRTGVLLVPREAVLTDKGESVLFVAAPPAGGGDPVAERRVVELGFTDDTHAQVLSGLAAGEPVVVRGQRSLKHGGAVRILAADVVAAPAPAAPAAAAR, from the coding sequence ATGGTCCTGCCGGTCCGTTCCCGACCCGTGGCGACAGCGTTCGCCTGTACTGCCCTGCTGACGGTTCTCGTGATGTCCGCAACGGGCTGTTCCAAGGATGGCGGGCAGCCTCCGGCTGCCGCAGCAGGCCAGGGCGCCGGCGCCGGTGCGCAACGCGCCCAGCCCGAGGAGCAGGCGCTGCCGATCGCCGTCGAGCCGGCGGCCACCGGCGACATCGCCCGGCACTACGAGGCCACCGCGACGCTGGAAGCGGAGAAGGAAGCGGCCGTGCTGGCGCGCGTCACGGGCGTCGTCGAGAAGCTCCTGGTCGAGGAGGGCGACGAGGTGCGCGAGGGCCAGGCCCTGCTCGTCGTGGCAAATGACGAGTACCGCCTGCGCCTGACGCAGGCCGAGGCGCGCACCGCGAACCTGCGCGCGCGCTTCGAACGGCTCGAGGCCATGCTGGCCGAACAACTGGCCACGGAGGAGGAGTTCCAGACCGCGCGTTCGGACCTGGCCAGCGCCGAGGCCGACGAGGGTCTCGCGAGACTGAACCTTTCCTACACCACGGTGAAGGCCCCGTTCAGCGGGCGGGTGACCGCGCGCCGCGCCAATATCGGCCAGAACCTGGCGGTGGGCACCGAGCTGTTCGTGCTGGCCGACTTCCATCCGCTGCTGGGACGGGTGCACGTGCCGAGCAAGGAGTTCGCGCGCCTGCGGGCCGAGCAGCCGGTCGACCTGGTGCTCGACAGCGACGGCACGCGGCTGACCGGCCACATCAAGCTGATCAGCCCGGTCATCGACCCGGCCAGCGGCACGATCAAGCTGACCATCGAGGTGGACGACTACCCGGCCGCCACGCGCCCCGGCGACTTCGCACAGGTGAAGGTCGTGACGGAGAAGCGCACGGGTGTGCTGCTGGTGCCGCGCGAAGCCGTGCTTACCGACAAGGGCGAGTCCGTGCTCTTCGTGGCTGCCCCGCCGGCCGGCGGCGGCGATCCCGTGGCCGAGCGTCGCGTCGTGGAACTGGGCTTCACCGACGACACGCACGCGCAGGTCCTCAGCGGCCTGGCCGCCGGCGAGCCGGTGGTCGTCCGCGGCCAGCGTTCGCTGAAGCACGGTGGCGCGGTGAGGATCCTCGCCGCCGACGTTGTCGCTGCGCCGGCTCCCGCCGCACCGGCCGCGGCCGCCCGCTGA
- a CDS encoding efflux RND transporter permease subunit — MRAFVEMAVRRRVSVVMASLAVIAFGIVGYSRLSLELFPEISYPSITVQTEFPDTAPQEVENLVTRPVEEAVGVLRGLQTIHSVSRPGQSEVILEFEWDADMDELAMEVREKLDRLVLPTEALDPVVLRFDPALDPVVRLALTGPGDLTSQRRLAERQLKQDFETVKGVAAASIKGGLEEEIQIDVDQERLAALGLSLDRLRQVVGVGNVNLPGGALRGRDSQFLVRTINEFDSVEEIADLIISLPGAAPVRLKEVAEVRRGAREREEITRVNGRESVEIAIFKEGDANTVTTAARLRERITAWQQGKLPPGHELTVLFDQSTFIKQAVDEVRDAALVGGLLAVVVLFLFLRDIRSTLIIGTSIPISVIATFVVMYRMDISLNIMSLGGLTLGIGMLVDNSIVVLESIFQKKQQGLPLYRAVVDGTVEMGPAVAASTMTTVAVFLPIVFVEGVAGQLFKDQALTVTISLLASLVVAVTLIPMLSAIGARLPRRHDGVDGFAGDSAPVEAVTSTTRAAAEVPVTLGWFSALYGRVLGAALRRKGLTVAVAFGLFVVSAWAIRFLDTELIPELSEGEFYFEVKLPEGASLDASDRTLQGMEQAAAGEPALARQYATVGSRLAAGGMSMVTRAENLGQLNLVMADRGDDAAEAAVVERLRTDFAAMPDVEVKFGRPSYFSLKTPIEVVIYGEDLDELRDYSLDLGRRLAAVPGLVDVRSSLEAGNPELQVVFDRERLASLGLDMGVLSETLRSRVLGVVPTRYKEEDRQIDVRLRNREGDRRTADDVRNLVLPGPDGTSLRLLSVADVHEARGPAEIHRLKQQRAAVVSANLDGRGLGAAMTDVQALLAAYPPPRGLSTELGGQNAEMKTSFNSLRFAMILAVFLVYLVMAATFESFLHPFIVLFTIPLALIGVVGGLLLTGTTVTVIVLIGAVMLVGIVVNNAIVLIDTVNRLRREVGLPREEALVRAGHLRLRPILMTTLTTVLGLVPMALAWGEGAELRAPLAITVASGLALSTLLTLVVIPAVYLLVPMRDEKAED; from the coding sequence ATGCGCGCATTCGTCGAGATGGCGGTGCGCCGCCGTGTCAGTGTCGTCATGGCCTCGCTGGCGGTGATCGCCTTCGGTATCGTCGGCTACAGCCGCCTGTCGCTCGAGCTGTTCCCGGAGATCAGCTACCCGTCCATCACCGTGCAGACCGAGTTTCCCGACACCGCGCCGCAGGAAGTGGAGAATCTCGTCACGCGGCCGGTCGAGGAGGCCGTGGGTGTGCTGCGCGGGTTGCAGACCATCCACTCGGTGTCGCGACCGGGCCAGTCGGAAGTCATCCTCGAGTTCGAGTGGGACGCCGACATGGATGAACTGGCCATGGAGGTGCGCGAGAAACTCGATCGCCTGGTGCTGCCGACCGAGGCGCTCGACCCGGTCGTGCTCCGCTTCGACCCGGCCCTGGATCCCGTCGTGCGGCTGGCCCTGACCGGCCCCGGCGACCTGACCTCGCAGCGCCGCCTGGCCGAGCGGCAACTGAAGCAGGACTTCGAGACGGTGAAGGGCGTTGCCGCTGCGTCCATCAAGGGCGGCCTCGAGGAGGAGATCCAGATCGACGTCGACCAGGAGCGCCTGGCGGCCCTGGGCCTGTCGCTCGATCGCCTGCGCCAGGTGGTCGGCGTGGGCAACGTGAACCTGCCGGGCGGCGCGCTGCGCGGGCGCGACAGCCAGTTCCTGGTGCGCACCATCAACGAATTCGACTCGGTCGAGGAGATCGCCGACCTCATCATCAGCCTGCCGGGCGCGGCGCCGGTGCGGCTCAAGGAAGTCGCCGAGGTGCGGCGCGGCGCGCGCGAACGCGAGGAGATCACCCGCGTCAACGGCCGCGAGTCGGTCGAGATCGCCATCTTCAAGGAAGGTGACGCCAATACCGTCACCACCGCGGCGCGCCTTCGCGAGCGCATCACCGCCTGGCAACAGGGCAAGCTTCCGCCGGGCCACGAACTGACGGTCCTCTTCGATCAGTCCACGTTCATCAAGCAGGCCGTCGACGAGGTGCGTGACGCCGCCCTGGTGGGCGGACTGCTGGCCGTGGTGGTGCTGTTCCTTTTCCTGCGCGACATCCGCAGCACGCTGATCATCGGCACGTCCATCCCGATCTCGGTCATCGCCACCTTCGTGGTCATGTACCGCATGGACATCTCGCTGAACATCATGTCGCTCGGCGGGCTCACGCTCGGCATCGGCATGCTCGTGGACAATTCCATCGTCGTACTCGAGTCCATCTTCCAGAAGAAGCAGCAGGGGCTGCCCCTGTACCGCGCCGTGGTCGACGGCACGGTCGAGATGGGGCCGGCGGTGGCCGCCTCGACCATGACGACCGTGGCGGTATTCCTGCCGATCGTGTTCGTGGAGGGCGTGGCCGGCCAGCTCTTCAAGGACCAGGCGCTCACCGTCACGATCAGCCTGCTGGCGTCGCTGGTCGTCGCGGTCACCCTGATCCCGATGCTGAGCGCCATCGGCGCGCGGCTGCCGCGGCGTCACGACGGCGTGGACGGATTCGCGGGCGACAGCGCCCCGGTGGAAGCGGTCACGTCCACGACCAGGGCCGCCGCCGAAGTGCCCGTCACGCTGGGCTGGTTCTCGGCGTTGTACGGTCGCGTGCTCGGCGCGGCCTTGCGTCGGAAAGGCCTGACCGTGGCCGTGGCCTTCGGCCTGTTCGTCGTTTCGGCGTGGGCCATCCGCTTCCTGGACACCGAACTGATCCCCGAGTTGAGCGAGGGCGAGTTCTACTTCGAGGTCAAGCTGCCCGAGGGCGCCTCGCTGGATGCGAGTGACCGCACCCTGCAGGGAATGGAGCAGGCCGCCGCCGGGGAACCGGCATTGGCCCGCCAGTACGCCACCGTGGGCAGCCGCCTGGCCGCCGGCGGCATGTCGATGGTCACGCGGGCCGAGAACCTGGGCCAGTTGAACCTGGTGATGGCCGACCGCGGCGACGACGCGGCCGAAGCCGCCGTCGTCGAGCGTTTGCGCACCGACTTCGCGGCGATGCCCGATGTGGAAGTGAAGTTCGGCCGGCCCAGCTACTTCAGCCTCAAGACCCCGATCGAGGTCGTCATCTACGGCGAGGACCTGGACGAACTGCGCGACTACTCGCTGGACCTCGGTCGGCGGCTGGCCGCCGTGCCGGGGCTGGTCGACGTGCGCTCGTCGCTGGAGGCCGGGAATCCCGAACTGCAGGTGGTCTTCGACCGCGAACGCCTTGCTTCGCTGGGCCTGGACATGGGCGTGCTGTCGGAGACGCTGCGCAGCCGTGTCCTGGGCGTGGTGCCGACCCGCTACAAGGAAGAGGACCGGCAGATCGACGTGCGCCTGCGCAACCGCGAGGGTGACCGCCGTACCGCCGACGACGTCCGCAACCTGGTGCTGCCGGGCCCGGACGGCACATCGCTGCGCCTGCTTTCGGTGGCCGACGTGCACGAGGCGCGCGGACCTGCCGAGATCCACCGCCTGAAGCAGCAGCGCGCCGCCGTGGTCTCGGCCAACCTGGACGGGCGCGGCCTCGGCGCCGCCATGACCGACGTGCAGGCGCTGCTGGCGGCCTACCCGCCGCCGCGCGGGCTCAGCACCGAGCTGGGCGGCCAGAACGCGGAGATGAAGACCAGCTTCAACAGCCTGCGTTTCGCCATGATCCTGGCCGTCTTCCTGGTCTACCTGGTGATGGCGGCCACGTTCGAGTCGTTCCTGCACCCGTTCATCGTGCTGTTCACGATCCCGCTGGCGCTCATCGGCGTCGTCGGCGGCCTGCTGCTGACGGGGACCACGGTGACGGTGATCGTGCTGATCGGCGCGGTCATGCTCGTGGGGATCGTGGTCAACAACGCCATCGTGCTGATCGACACCGTCAACCGCCTCCGGCGCGAAGTTGGTTTGCCGCGCGAGGAGGCCCTGGTGCGCGCGGGGCACCTGCGCCTGCGCCCCATCCTCATGACGACCCTGACCACGGTACTGGGCCTGGTCCCAATGGCGCTGGCCTGGGGCGAGGGCGCCGAACTGCGGGCGCCCCTGGCGATCACGGTGGCCAGCGGCCTGGCGCTGAGCACGCTCCTCACGCTGGTGGTCATCCCCGCCGTCTACCTGCTGGTGCCGATGCGCGACGAGAAGGCGGAGGATTGA
- a CDS encoding efflux RND transporter permease subunit — translation MERPRGFSLPELAIRRPVTTLTVIVSLIVLGAVALTRLPLAFMPEIVQPQLFIQLPYDNASPEQVERMIVRPVEDAVGSVRGLRSLWSRCGGDGGSLRLEFDWSTDMQLARVEVWERLDRIRGELPDDLGDVQVSTNWDSRDADMPVLEGRLSSPRDLSESYDLLDRKIIKPLERVPGVAQVRLDGVNPREVRVNLRVADLERHRIDVREVARVLRVGNFDQSLGRVASGDSRYTLRTVGTLGEVDEIRNLPLRADGLRVGDVADVIYQEPPLEYGRHLDGDFAVGVTVAQEARANTVEVCDELQRVIAAMADDPELEGVNFLVWFSQGDEIRKTLKDLTFTGIFQALLATVVLFLFLRRFSTTMAAVACIPFSLIVTCGVIWAQGHSLNTLTLLGLIVGIGMLVDNAVVVMENIFRHREQGADPRTAALEGSREVATAVTAATLTSVIVFLPLIFNKPSEMNIYLKELGVTVCLTLLASLFISQTLIPLATARYIHSQPRPRGRWMRGLESRYERLLGWSLRRRWAGVAVGLLVVGSAVYPFQKIDKNFDTSESELFVQLRYDISEELSLERKRQLVTQVEEALEPHREQLLARSLYSFWNDNWVMTRVYLKEGQATEDNIALVRRRLREILPQIAGVRLQVEESRQGWRGGRGGANFVAFQIVGEDTEVLMRLAEEAVTRLEAVPGLSEPQARRTEARQELHIEPDRDLGARYDLTATEVADVVGLTYRGQRLRRFRTPDGEREMRLTLDEQQNESVEQLAHLPLWPQGGGRVPLGAVADLVTRPGREHIERDNRLTSVWVNARYEGGTREEFMPRVEAALAAMEFPYGYSWTFGAWQNRQKEQSREFGVNLALALLLVYAVMAGLFESTRQAAALMVALPFALAGAIWTLHLTGTAFDQPAAIGLLLLIGIVVNNGIVMLEHINQYRRRGMAREAAMLLGGRERLRPIIMTALTTLIGLVPIVVQRPSLGGVYYYSMALVIMGGLLVSTFLTSILLPTLASLVEDGFDLAGRALRFGWLRRRRPAA, via the coding sequence ATGGAGCGGCCGCGCGGCTTCAGCCTGCCCGAACTGGCCATCCGGCGGCCGGTGACGACGTTGACGGTCATCGTCAGCCTGATCGTGCTGGGCGCGGTTGCCCTGACGCGCTTGCCGCTGGCCTTCATGCCCGAGATCGTGCAGCCGCAGCTGTTCATCCAGCTGCCGTACGACAATGCCTCGCCGGAACAGGTCGAGCGCATGATCGTGCGTCCGGTCGAGGATGCGGTGGGCTCGGTGCGCGGGTTGCGCAGCCTCTGGTCGCGGTGCGGGGGCGACGGCGGCAGCCTGCGGCTGGAGTTCGACTGGTCAACCGACATGCAGCTGGCCCGGGTCGAGGTCTGGGAGCGGCTGGACCGCATACGCGGCGAACTTCCGGACGACCTCGGCGACGTGCAGGTCTCGACCAACTGGGACTCGCGCGACGCCGACATGCCCGTGCTCGAGGGCCGGCTCAGTTCGCCGCGCGACCTCAGCGAAAGCTACGACCTGCTCGACCGCAAGATCATCAAGCCGCTCGAGCGGGTGCCGGGCGTGGCGCAGGTGCGGCTCGACGGCGTGAACCCGCGCGAGGTGCGCGTCAACCTGCGAGTGGCCGACCTCGAGCGACATCGCATCGACGTGCGCGAAGTGGCGCGCGTGCTGCGCGTGGGCAACTTCGACCAGTCGCTGGGGCGGGTGGCCAGCGGCGACTCACGCTACACGCTGCGCACCGTGGGCACCCTCGGCGAGGTGGACGAGATCCGCAACCTGCCGCTCCGCGCCGACGGATTGCGCGTGGGCGACGTGGCCGACGTCATCTACCAGGAGCCGCCCCTGGAGTACGGCCGCCACCTGGACGGCGACTTTGCCGTCGGCGTCACCGTGGCCCAGGAAGCGCGTGCCAACACGGTGGAGGTCTGCGACGAACTGCAGCGCGTGATCGCCGCCATGGCCGACGATCCCGAACTGGAGGGCGTCAACTTCCTGGTCTGGTTCAGCCAGGGCGACGAGATCCGCAAGACGCTCAAGGATCTCACGTTCACCGGCATCTTCCAGGCGCTGCTGGCCACCGTGGTGCTCTTCCTGTTCCTGCGCCGCTTCTCGACCACGATGGCCGCGGTCGCCTGCATCCCCTTCTCGCTCATCGTCACCTGCGGCGTCATCTGGGCGCAGGGGCACTCCCTGAACACGCTGACCCTGCTGGGGCTCATCGTCGGCATCGGCATGCTCGTGGACAACGCGGTCGTGGTGATGGAGAACATCTTCCGGCACCGCGAGCAGGGCGCCGACCCGCGCACCGCCGCCCTCGAGGGTTCGCGCGAGGTCGCCACGGCGGTCACGGCGGCCACGCTGACCTCGGTCATCGTCTTCCTGCCGCTGATCTTCAACAAGCCCAGCGAGATGAACATCTACCTGAAGGAGCTGGGCGTCACGGTCTGCCTGACGCTGCTGGCGTCGCTGTTCATCAGCCAGACGCTGATTCCGCTCGCCACGGCGCGCTACATCCACTCGCAGCCCCGTCCGCGGGGCCGCTGGATGAGGGGGCTGGAGTCGCGCTACGAGCGCCTCCTTGGTTGGAGCCTGCGCCGGCGCTGGGCCGGCGTCGCCGTCGGCCTGCTGGTGGTCGGTTCGGCGGTCTACCCGTTCCAGAAGATCGACAAGAATTTCGACACCAGCGAGAGCGAACTGTTCGTGCAGCTGCGCTACGACATCAGCGAGGAGCTGAGCCTCGAGCGCAAGCGACAGCTGGTGACGCAGGTCGAAGAGGCGCTGGAGCCGCATCGTGAGCAGTTGCTGGCGAGGTCGCTGTACAGCTTCTGGAACGACAACTGGGTCATGACGCGCGTGTACCTGAAGGAAGGGCAGGCCACCGAGGACAACATCGCGCTCGTGCGTCGTCGCCTGCGCGAGATCCTGCCGCAGATCGCCGGCGTGCGCCTGCAGGTCGAGGAGAGTCGCCAGGGTTGGCGCGGGGGCAGGGGGGGCGCGAATTTCGTCGCCTTCCAGATCGTCGGCGAGGACACCGAGGTGCTCATGCGCCTGGCCGAGGAGGCCGTCACGCGCCTCGAGGCGGTGCCGGGCCTGAGCGAGCCCCAGGCGCGTCGCACCGAGGCCCGGCAGGAGCTGCACATCGAGCCCGATCGTGACCTGGGTGCGCGCTACGACCTGACCGCGACCGAGGTCGCCGACGTGGTGGGCCTGACCTACCGCGGCCAGCGCCTGCGCCGGTTCCGCACCCCCGACGGCGAACGCGAGATGCGGCTGACCCTGGACGAGCAGCAGAATGAAAGCGTGGAGCAGCTGGCGCACCTGCCCCTGTGGCCGCAGGGCGGGGGCCGGGTGCCGCTGGGCGCGGTTGCCGACCTGGTGACCCGGCCCGGGCGCGAGCACATCGAGCGCGACAACCGCCTGACCAGCGTGTGGGTCAACGCCCGCTACGAGGGTGGCACCCGCGAGGAGTTCATGCCGCGCGTCGAGGCTGCGCTGGCGGCGATGGAGTTCCCCTACGGCTACAGCTGGACGTTCGGCGCCTGGCAGAACCGCCAGAAGGAACAGTCGCGCGAGTTCGGCGTGAACCTCGCGCTGGCCCTGCTGCTGGTCTACGCGGTCATGGCTGGCCTCTTCGAATCGACCCGGCAGGCCGCCGCGCTGATGGTTGCCCTGCCCTTCGCGCTGGCCGGCGCCATCTGGACGCTGCACCTGACCGGCACCGCCTTCGACCAGCCGGCGGCCATCGGCCTGCTGCTGCTCATCGGCATCGTCGTCAACAACGGCATCGTCATGCTCGAGCACATCAACCAGTACCGCCGGCGCGGGATGGCCCGCGAGGCGGCCATGCTGCTGGGCGGGCGGGAACGGTTGCGCCCGATCATCATGACGGCGCTGACGACGCTGATCGGCCTGGTGCCCATCGTCGTGCAGCGGCCGTCGCTGGGCGGCGTCTACTACTACTCCATGGCGCTCGTGATCATGGGCGGCCTGCTGGTCAGCACGTTCCTGACCTCGATCCTGTTGCCCACCCTGGCCTCGCTGGTCGAGGACGGGTTCGACCTGGCCGGCCGCGCGCTCCGCTTCGGCTGGTTGCGCCGCCGGCGCCCGGCCGCATGA
- a CDS encoding cob(I)yrinic acid a,c-diamide adenosyltransferase has protein sequence MTRIYTRAGDRGETSLGDGARVPKNSRRVGVYGEVDELNCVLGCCVSLLAREGGSEEHGLAAELTALQSRLFDLGTVLADPRRSIELLAAGAPADPFDAARLEALIDAHDARLPPLRQFILPGGTAAAAHLHLARTVCRRAERAAVALAATEDVPGGALVFLNRLSDYLFTLARAANRAAGLPDVPWRGGKDA, from the coding sequence ATGACGCGCATCTATACCCGAGCCGGCGACCGCGGCGAGACGTCGCTCGGCGACGGCGCCCGTGTGCCCAAGAACAGCCGCCGGGTCGGCGTCTACGGCGAGGTCGACGAGCTGAACTGCGTGCTGGGCTGCTGCGTGTCGCTGCTGGCCCGCGAGGGCGGCTCCGAGGAGCACGGCCTGGCGGCCGAGCTGACCGCGCTGCAGAGCCGCCTGTTTGACCTCGGGACGGTACTTGCCGACCCGCGCCGTTCGATCGAACTGCTGGCCGCCGGCGCCCCGGCCGACCCCTTCGACGCGGCCCGGCTCGAGGCCCTCATCGACGCGCACGACGCCCGGCTGCCGCCCCTGCGCCAGTTCATCCTGCCGGGCGGCACGGCCGCGGCGGCCCACCTGCACCTGGCCCGGACCGTCTGCCGGCGCGCCGAGCGGGCTGCGGTGGCCCTGGCTGCCACGGAGGACGTCCCGGGCGGCGCCCTGGTCTTCCTGAACCGCCTGAGCGACTACCTGTTCACCCTGGCCCGGGCCGCGAACCGGGCAGCCGGGCTGCCTGACGTGCCCTGGCGGGGTGGGAAGGACGCCTGA
- a CDS encoding RNA polymerase sigma factor — MFLSAFSGGRANKDDDAGVTASSSGIPGPAAIDPWEEQRRRDRADIERFLSGDTDGFEQLMNRYRQPAYGIALGLTGNHDDAMDTVQKSFLRIHRSLERFRLEEPFFPWMYRIVRNTALNQKRDEKRHQGDIPLEFVTRPDGAPDALATAEAADLRERLGRAIAELPEEMRMVFVMYHFQGHKYREIAAAMDIPLGTVMSRLHAARLRLRPALGLEEAP, encoded by the coding sequence TTGTTCCTGTCGGCTTTCAGCGGGGGGCGGGCGAATAAGGACGACGACGCCGGGGTAACTGCGTCGTCATCCGGCATTCCGGGGCCTGCCGCCATCGATCCGTGGGAGGAGCAGCGCCGCCGGGACCGTGCCGACATCGAACGTTTCCTCTCGGGCGACACGGATGGATTCGAGCAGCTGATGAACCGCTATCGCCAGCCGGCCTACGGCATCGCGCTGGGCCTGACAGGCAACCACGACGATGCGATGGACACCGTCCAGAAGTCGTTCCTGCGCATCCACCGTTCGCTGGAGCGGTTCCGGCTCGAGGAGCCGTTCTTCCCCTGGATGTACCGCATCGTGCGCAACACGGCGCTCAACCAGAAGCGCGACGAGAAACGCCATCAGGGCGACATCCCGCTCGAATTCGTGACGCGTCCCGACGGTGCCCCCGACGCACTGGCCACGGCCGAGGCCGCGGACCTCCGTGAGCGCCTGGGCCGGGCCATCGCCGAACTGCCCGAAGAGATGCGCATGGTTTTCGTGATGTACCATTTCCAGGGCCACAAGTACCGCGAGATCGCCGCGGCGATGGACATTCCCCTGGGCACGGTGATGTCGCGCCTGCACGCGGCGCGATTGCGGCTGCGACCGGCCCTCGGCCTGGAGGAGGCGCCATGA